In Mobula hypostoma chromosome 11, sMobHyp1.1, whole genome shotgun sequence, the following are encoded in one genomic region:
- the LOC134354038 gene encoding desumoylating isopeptidase 1-like: METAPHPVKLYVYDLSRGLARQFSPLMLGKQLDGIWHTAIVVNGEEFFYGSGGIANCQPGGTLLGPPDSVIDLGTTEVTEELIMDYLSSLGESSFRGECYKLFEHNCNTFSNEVAQFLTGKKIPSYITDLPSEVLSTPFGQLIKPLLESVQIQPNGGTSINENNQS; this comes from the exons ATGGAGACGGCGCCTCATCCCGTCAAACTTTACGTCTACGACCTGTCCCGAGGACTCGCTCGTCAGTTCAGCCCCTTGATGCTCG GAAAACAACTTGATGGAATATG GCACACTGCAATTGTTGTTAATGGTGAAGAGTTCTTCTATGGATCAGGTGGAATTGCCAACTGTCAGCCG GGCGGGACATTACTTGGACCACCTGACTCTGTCATTGATCTTGGCACCACAGAAGTGACTGAGGAGTTAATCATGGACTATTTATCATCTTTGGGAGAATCATCCTTCAG GGGAGAATGCTACAAACTTTTTGAACATAACTGCAATACATTCAGTAATGAAGTGGCCCAGTTTCTTACTGGGAAGAAGATTCCATCCTATATCACAGACCTACCTTCTGAGGTTTTATCAAC TCCCTTTGGGCAGCTCATTAAGCCACTCCTAGAGTCTGTTCAGATTCAGCCAAATGGAGGAACCAGTATCAATGAAAATAATCAGAGCTAA